The proteins below come from a single Marinobacter bohaiensis genomic window:
- the tsaE gene encoding tRNA (adenosine(37)-N6)-threonylcarbamoyltransferase complex ATPase subunit type 1 TsaE has translation MAVTGVDKTPAGEAVVTVRLADEAATQRLGALMAGIIGASGEGCVLHLSGTLGAGKTTFSRGFIQAMGHEGAVKSPTYTLVEPYDTLQPPVYHFDLYRLGDPEELEYMGIRDYLRDQVICLIEWPEQGEGVLPAADCAISLAVAGSGREAKLVAASARGRRLLEAVGGAISAHRPD, from the coding sequence ATGGCTGTGACAGGGGTGGACAAGACACCCGCCGGTGAGGCGGTCGTAACCGTCCGTCTGGCGGACGAGGCGGCGACACAGCGTCTGGGTGCTTTGATGGCCGGAATCATCGGCGCGTCCGGCGAGGGCTGCGTGTTGCACCTGAGCGGCACGCTGGGGGCGGGCAAAACCACCTTCAGTCGAGGCTTTATTCAGGCCATGGGCCATGAAGGCGCGGTGAAGAGCCCGACCTACACGCTGGTGGAGCCCTACGACACCCTGCAGCCGCCTGTTTATCACTTCGATCTGTATCGGCTGGGTGACCCCGAAGAGCTTGAGTACATGGGGATCCGGGACTACCTGCGGGATCAGGTGATCTGCCTGATCGAATGGCCCGAGCAGGGTGAAGGCGTGCTGCCGGCGGCGGATTGCGCCATCAGCCTGGCGGTAGCGGGTAGCGGCCGGGAAGCGAAACTGGTGGCGGCGTCGGCCCGTGGCCGACGCCTGCTTGAGGCTGTCGGCGGAGCAATCTCCGCACACCGGCCCGACTGA